TTGTTGTAGGCCACCACCCCGGCAGTTTCGCCCTGTGGCGATACAATTACCAGGTTGCCGCTTACAATTGGCGATACGGAAAAGCCCCAGGTATTTAGTTCGCCTCCGTAATCGCTTAGCAGGTTTTGCATCCAAACGGCCTGCTGTGTTTTTTTATCGATACAGTGAAAATGACCATGCGGGCCAACACACCACACATAATTTTCGTCGACAACAGGTACGGCCCGCGAACCCGGATAAGGCAATTCGCCTTTGGCTTCGTAGCTATACTTCCATTTCTCGGCACCTGTTTCGAGATCGATGCAGCGTAACACATCGCTTTCGCCTTTAATACGGTCGAGAACAAACACTTCGCCATCGAAAACAGCTGCTCCTCCATACCCCGGTCCGAGCGGAAATTCCCATACTTTTGCCGGGCCGCTTTCGGGCCATTGGCGCAAAATACCGGCATCGCTTATGGTGGCATTTCTGTCGGGGCCAAGGTATTGTGGCCAGTTATTTTCTTTTTGCTGCGAACAGCTGAATACAACAAGGGTAAGTAAGGCTAGAACCAGTCGATTTAACATGATGAGATTTTTTATGGTTTTTTTCAAAAATAGTAAAAAAGTAACGCTACAACACCCGAACAGAGGTTAATGCATTGTTAATCACACCACAGCAGTAATGGCAGTACTCTTCCGTTTGTATGTATAATGGAATACTAAATTACTTTTTTTATACCCGGAATTTGTTTTATCAGCCACGCAAACACAAAACAAACCAACAGGGCAAGCGGAGCCACCACCATAAATTTCAGCAACTGATTTATGTTTTGCCAACTCACAAAAAGGGCGCTAACGCCTACAATTATCGGCGCATGAAAAATAAAAACACCATAGGCACTACCTGACAATTGCCGCGCTACATTCCCTTGTTTATTCCAGTAGCGTTTTGCCAATCCTAACAGCCCTATTATCATGGCAACGCCAACCAGCTGTTCCCAAATTGCCCAGGCAAAACTCTGCCAGCTGCCACCCCCCATAAATGTTTCAACACCTCCGTTTTTCCCTCCCACATATAGAATAACGGGCAATACCAGCCAAATCATTAACTGAGCAAAAACAAACCAGCGCAATGCATTTTTAAAACTTATGGCATCCAGCCAATTGTTATTATAGGCCAGAACACCCGTAACCAGCATTACAATGTATTGCACAAAAAACGGAAACTGAAATCCGGTGTAAGGCATACTCCACCCAACAGGCAACCAAATGCGAATAAGGTATTGTGCCAGGCCCATTCCCAGGGCGGCCAAAACCAGTTTTCCCGTTCCGGGCCAGGCCATTTTAATTTTCCATTTCATCTTACTTATGGGCAAATAGAGCATTGTAAACAGCAACAGTGTTTCAACAAACCACAGTGGGCCAAAACCGCGTGCACGCTGATTTCCTAAAAATTCGAGAAATGTTACCGCTTCGTGTTTGATAAGGTTGTAATGAATAAAATTGGTTAACGGATTCAGTAAAAAATAGAAGACGAGCAAGGGAATACCCAAACGAACCAGGCGGTCTTTTAAAAACCGGCCGCTTGTTTTACGTTGTATGGACGCAGCGGTAAAATAGGCCGAAATAAAAAAGAACAGGCCCATAAAAAAAGCCTGGTTGGTCATGTTAAACATGGTTTGTACAATTATTTCGGGAAAACCGTCTTCCGACTCGTTGTAGTACCAGTCGCCGGGAGCACCATAGGTAATATTCAGGTGAAGCAGCACCACCAGACTTATTAAAAAAATACGCAGGTTATCGATATAAAAAAGGCGCGATGTTGATGACATAGGACATGTTGTTTTTAGTTTTTATAGCTTATTGACTCAAAAAATGATTTTCAGTTTTTCTTTACAGTCAACAAAATTTACCCGGATCATTAAGAACACAAAATTATTTCGATAAGTAGTTGAAATAAAAGGACAAACAATAGACCAAGCAGAGATTAATCGGGTAAATACACCCTTGAAACAGCTGTGAATAGCGCGCAGCGGTTCCGCAAATCAACTCCTGTTTTGCCCGGCTTTTTGCCTGAGAAGCCAGCGCACACGCTGGTAAGAAAGCAGGTAATGTACCAGCGTGGCTATTGCCAGTATTGCTGCCGCCAAAATATATTCCATTTGAAACAGTACTGCACCTGCCAGGGCAAAAAACAGCAGCTCGATAAGTAAACGTACTGCCCCACTAACCGGCACTGGTGCTTTTCCCGAGCGGCTGGGATCGTTGGGTACTGCAAACACTCCCCAAATAAGAGCAGCCAACAACGGCACTGCCAACGCCAGGAGGTATTTGTGCCAGGTGTTGGTAAGCTGCCAGCCCCATTTTCCCAAGGCAACAAGTGCTGCAATTTCAAGAAAAAAACGAAGTGCAAGATTTACCGGATGTTTATGCATAGGCTGTGAAAATTTTATAGCCTTTTCGCCCCGCTAATAGCTGAAATTAATACGCAGGCCCGCCAGGAAATGTTCACCCACCTCAGGCAGGTACGACTGCAACCACTGCGCGTTGGGTGTAACAAACACCCACTTGTTTAGCTGGGTGCTAAAGTAAAATTCGGCCAGTTTTTCCGGATCATTGGCTTGCCAGGCCCATGTTTCGGCATAGGCCAAACCAATTTTAAACTCGCGCTGCAGCACGGTTTTCTGAAAACCAATACCCCCACTCCATGCTTTTTTTATGCCCTGCCACCCGGCCAGTTCGTTACTGTTTTCGCCATAACGGGCAAAAATGCTAAAGTTATTGGCTATCAGCTGATCAAACGACAAGCCATAGCCGCGGGTGTGATTGGCAAGTGGCTGCTCGTGCCCAAACACACGTAAATTCGCCTCCCAGCCCGACCCGCGAAAAACTTTTAGTCCGGTTTCCAAAAGCTTCAAATGATTGGTCATTATATCAGGCGAATCGGGATCGGCCATAAAATGCCCGTATTGAATGTAAAAACGCTTTAAAAAAGTGGTTCGAAAGTGTATGCCCGGACTGTTTAAACCCACTGGCAAAACCGGATTATTCACAAAAACCCCACTGATAAACTGCGAGGTTTCGTCGTTGGCATGCAGGTTATTATCGAAATAGTTGGTGGGATCGATTTTTCCGAAGGTTACGGTAAATATTTCCTGAAACATTTTAAACTCGGTCCAAGCTTCCAGTACGGTAAGGTTTTGCCCTTTGCCATCGCCTCCGCCGGCATCGGCATTCAGCCCTGAGATATTAGGGATTAGTGCATCAGGTCCCTGGCCTCCCCCGGCTTCCAAATCAAAAAACAACAAAGCGTTGGCTCCAAAACTTACGTAGGCAAAAATATCAAACGAGCCCACGCCTTTCCAGGTAGGATCGTTTACCAGCGGCACCTGCAACGAAGTGGTAGCCACACCGCTAAACTGTAGTTTCCCGGGTTCTTCAAGAATGGCTTTTAACAGCTCATCAACCTGTTGTTTGCGCGAACGTTTCATTTCGGGTATGTCGCCGGCGTCGGCTTCTTCAAACAAACCAAGAAACTTTTCAACCAGGCTGGTATCGGCTGCAATGGTATCAGTTTGTTGCGCACATGCCGGCACACGCATAAATAAAAATGCTAAAAGCAGGCAGCCACATACAGGCAAAAATAATCGATTCATTCCGGTGCTGTTTATCTGTTTTAAATTAAACAAATAGCACAACAAATCAAAGTTCAATGCTTCTTAAAAAGCAAGTGGATTTTTTCAAACTTTTTTTTTACTCCTGAATTATTCGAGCGGCAAACTAAAAATTTCAAGCGCCCATTTATTCATTTCCAGGGTACGGTCTACATTTTTAAGTGCATACAACTCGGTGCCTGATAAATTGGTGAAAACAAAATGTACATCCATATCGGGATTATTCTGGTTATTCAGGTAGCCGGGATAAGTGCTAACTTTAAACGATTTTACTGCTGAATAGCTTACGGCATCCACCTGGTAAATGGTTTCGGCAGCATCCGGTGCCCACCAATAATCTGAGCCCACCACAAAATAGGTTTCCAGCTTTTGGTTGTAATCCAGACTTTGAATGGAATTGCGTGGAATTTCAATGGTTCCCAGGCGCGAAAGCTCCTGCCCGTGCACCGACTGGGTAGTATAATCCGGTGTACGAAAGACGACTTTATTGGCGCCAATCAGAGCATTCAGGTCGGGCGTAAACCAGAAATCCTTGCCAATGCTTTCGTGCCACGAAGGAATGGTATCGTTGGCCGCACCTTTTTCAATATTGGCAATTAACAGGCCTGTGGGCGACAATTGCGGACGTGTAATATAAATCAGTGGTTTACCCGGGATTTTTCGCAGCACCGATTTTTCGTAAAGCGCTACCGACGAAGTGGAGCGAAAAGTTACCCCTGTTTCCAGGTTCAGGCTGTAAAGATGCACATGCTGATCTTCGTCGGGTGCCAGGTAGCACCAACCGTTTTCTCCCAAGGCCACATCGTAGGGTACACAATCGGTTTCAATCAGCTTTTCGCGCTGTAGTGTTTCGGCATTCCACACATCAACATAAGCCTGGTTGTAGCCAATTACAAGCATTTTACCATCTTCACTTACATCAATACAGTAAGGTACCCGTTCCAGATCGTAGGCATTAAATTCGGTACTGCCGGTAGTTTTTACCAATAGCTTATTGGGCGAGCGGGTTAAAAGGTAAAGCACATCGGTGGTTTTATGGTAATACGCGTCTTTCAATTCCCCATCAAACCAGGTTAGCGATTTCGAGTTTACCGGATCACCGCTTGCGGCAACGGTCATGTTTATTCGGACACCGTGCGACAGTTGTGGGTTGTTGGATTCGATATTAATAATTTGCGAATAATCGCCCGGAGTCATTTCGCCACGATTTACGGTGCAGTAAATATCTTTTGTTTCGCCACCATACAATGTTCCGGATGCAGGAGACAGCTCGAGCCACTCCGGTATATTCTCAATATACCAGTATTTATCAACCGATCCGTAATTGGCAATAGAGAAGCTCCGGTTGTCTTCTGTTCCAAAGTCAATTTCGGCAGTGCTGCAATACATGGGCTCCTGTCCTTCAACCGGCGGCTGTTCGGCAGTGGTTTTTCCGTAGCTTACTGTAATCCGGAATACCCCGGCATCGCCAAGTTTCACAAACAAATACCCCTCTGCTCTTCCGTCAACCATAAAGTCGTTTACGTTTTTAAAATCAAAAGGAATAGTACAGTTACCATTAGATAAATTCCCTTCAAACGTTTTTATCCCGAGCCATTGCGGATACACCACTACACGAAATTTTCCATTATCCGACCCCGACAGGTTGAACTGAATAACCCCGCTTGTAGTTCCGGTGTCAAAATGGTTTTGCACATCGGTGGTAAAAACCTGTTCCTGGTTCTCTTCCGGAAAATTAAAATTACAAGCTACCAATACGTTTATTGCTAATAGCCAAACGATTGCTAAACAACTTTTATAAAATCCTGTATTTTTTTTCATGTTTTTTTGCTTAGGGTATTACCAATAAAAAACCAATCCTACTGAAAAATCAAGACGGCTCAGGTTTTCGTAATTGTCCTTGTCGAGCGCTACTTCCTGCGTACCGTTTAAGGTTTCGATGTTGAGCTTTTTTACATTAGCCAAAAATAATCCGGCTTCGCTTGTCAGGCTCAGCTTGGGTTTTATGTAATATTCAAAACCCAGCGTGGTGTGCATTCCAAAGGTGGTACTTTTTATCAGCACCTGCTCATTAAGCATCTCGGCCTCATCGCGGTAAAATGCTGGTCCGAGGGTAAGTGAAGAATTCAATCCGATTTTTTGCTGTTTTCCGTAACGTCCTTCCGAATAAAACGAAAGACCTGCAAAATTTACAAAATAGTGTTCGCTTAGTTCGCCATAATACATGTTTACCACATCCATTTGCATTGAAGTGGTAACTGATGCCTGGCTGTAAAAACCATTGTAAACAGCTCCCAGCCAATAGTCTTTTAGCAGGTAAAAGTACAGGGAGGCTTTGAGTTGCATGCCCATTTTTAGCTGCTTATAGTAATCGTCGGCGAGCTGTTTGCTAACACCCATCGATTGTAAATTCTCTACGGCCGGTTTGGTATCGCCAAGCAAATACCCCATTCCTCCGGTAAACGATGCGCGCATTTTATTTATGGGGCCCGGTTTTATACTATCGTCTGCATATACTCCGGATTCTATTTCCGTATTGATAGCCGGCAGCACCATATCGCGTTGCTCAGTGCGGTTGTCGGGCTGAACGTACGACCACTCACGTACTTCCGCTTTTGGAATCTTTCCTTTGGTAAGCACTCCTTTCACATTTTGCTGAATAAAAAGGTAGTTTTTGGTTTCCTTACTGATGTTACATTTGATCGTATCGCCACTGTTTAATACGATTCGGTTTTGAGAAAAAGCGACATTACTGATAAGCATACTTAGGAGTAAGGTCGTGGCACAGATTAATCGGTTCATACGGTTAATAATCTTTATTAGTTATCAATAAATATTTGGGTTAGCCAGACCTGCTTTGAACAACAAATCTAAGAGATTATTTGAAATAAGAGCATTTGTAGGGTCTTCATTCGGTTATCATAAAATCAATTTTGACTGAATATAAATAACAGGAGATACCGATTAAAAAAAAGGCAGCTACCTGCACTTAAGGGGGATAAAACGAAATGTACAAAACAGAAATACAACAATGCTTGAGTATTAGTTAGTTACGAAAAGAGCATAAAAAACGGAATGTGCAGAATAGTTAATTTTAGTTGAAATCGGGTTGAATTATTTTAGGCTTTTTCTGCGTTTAAACTCGAAAGCTTTAACTACTTGTTATAAATACTTGGAAACCGCTTTAAATAAAGCCTTATAGCCTAATAACCCACCTGCACACTGGTATGAATAACGCTAATATTAGGCGTTATTTTTTTTGTCTAGTTGTTTGTCCTTCTTACGTGTACATTTCGTTTTAAACTGCATTAAGACGGACACTAAGACGGACAAAACAGCTATAAAAATGAGTTATAGGAATATATATAATACATTAAAACAGACCTTAAATATTGAAATAAAACACAAAACTATATATGTATCGCAATTTTACGATACTATAAATAAAAGGAATAATGATTTAAGACTTTGATATACAGATGCTTGTGTGATGTTTTAGTTACTTCTCGGCAGCAATAGAGGGATTAGAGTAGCCAATTTGTTTTTTAAGTGTTCGGTTTTGCTCTTTTAATGCACCTATTTCTTCAGCCATTTGGCGTAGCTGGGAGTCTTTTTCTTTTATTATTTGTAATAATAGAGCACTGTCGGACGAAGAATGAACTTCTTTCTTTTCTTTTTTAAGTGTAGGTCCATCTCCTAATATAAGCCATTCAACAGATATTTCGTCATAGGTTACAATAAATTTCGCCAGTATGTCTTCAGTAATACCGGTTCCACTCTCCAAAGTGCCCCTTGATATGCCAGTTTTTGCATAAAATTCACGTTTACTAATATTCAGTGTTTCAATATATTGCAAAATCCTTTGTTTTATTGGCGATATTTTTTGTCCTTTTTGTTGCAAATGGCGAAATCTATTGTTTATATTTGTAAAACATTTCAACAAAGTTAATGCAAATGCGATCAGAAAAGCAAATAATTGAAAAAAAACAGATGGGCGACATGAACGTTGTGGCCCAGGTGCTCAGTAAAAAGCATAACCGGTATATATCGGCAAGTTATGCCAGTATTATACTTACCCGGCCAAAATCGAAACTATACGCCGATGCGATTGAAGTGCTTCGCCAGGTAGTTGAAGCCCGTGAGCAACTAATTAACGAAACAGTTTTAAGTTAAAAATACTTCTGCGACGGCCCGG
Above is a genomic segment from uncultured Draconibacterium sp. containing:
- a CDS encoding acyltransferase family protein, which encodes MSSTSRLFYIDNLRIFLISLVVLLHLNITYGAPGDWYYNESEDGFPEIIVQTMFNMTNQAFFMGLFFFISAYFTAASIQRKTSGRFLKDRLVRLGIPLLVFYFLLNPLTNFIHYNLIKHEAVTFLEFLGNQRARGFGPLWFVETLLLFTMLYLPISKMKWKIKMAWPGTGKLVLAALGMGLAQYLIRIWLPVGWSMPYTGFQFPFFVQYIVMLVTGVLAYNNNWLDAISFKNALRWFVFAQLMIWLVLPVILYVGGKNGGVETFMGGGSWQSFAWAIWEQLVGVAMIIGLLGLAKRYWNKQGNVARQLSGSAYGVFIFHAPIIVGVSALFVSWQNINQLLKFMVVAPLALLVCFVFAWLIKQIPGIKKVI
- a CDS encoding YrdB family protein, whose translation is MHKHPVNLALRFFLEIAALVALGKWGWQLTNTWHKYLLALAVPLLAALIWGVFAVPNDPSRSGKAPVPVSGAVRLLIELLFFALAGAVLFQMEYILAAAILAIATLVHYLLSYQRVRWLLRQKAGQNRS